The Salvelinus alpinus chromosome 28, SLU_Salpinus.1, whole genome shotgun sequence genome includes a window with the following:
- the ttll9 gene encoding probable tubulin polyglutamylase TTLL9 isoform X1, translating into MSKNKTAGYKGPYGYQKRREGDGRSCVRYKCGLTNTIQDVLRQRPGWMEVKDDGEWDFNWCDVGWLRENFDHSYMEEHVRICHFRNHYELTRKNLMVKNLKRYRKTLEREAGRIEASKCDFFPRTFELPSEYHLFVEEFKRSPGSTWIMKPVARSQGKGIFLFQKLKDIMDWKKDGSRSEEQRDETQVESYVAQRYVENPYLISGRKFDLRVYVLVTSYIPLKAWLYRDGFARFSSTRFSLTSIDDQYVHLTNVAVQKTAPDYDPEKGCKWQMQQLRRYLTARHGTETIEALFKDVDNIFVRSLQSVQKVIINDKHCFELYGYDILLDQDLKPWLIEVNASPSLTASSKEDYDMKCCLLEDTLHIVDMEGRLTGREKRVGGYDLMWNDGPVYREDINLETLGSACFTANTHLGCVNDRKKQLRQLLKPFPGKKRI; encoded by the exons ACTGCTGGATACAAGGGTCCTTATGGTTATCAAAAAAGAAGAGAGGG GGATGGAAGAAGTTGTGTACGTTACAAATGTGGCCTAACAAACACCATTCAAGATGTCTTGCGACAAAGACCAGGCTGGATGGAGGTCAAAGA TGATGGAGAATGGGATTTTAACTGGTGTGATGTTGGGTGGCTGAGGGAGAATTTCGATCACTCCTACATGGAAGAACACGTGAGGATATGCCATTTCCGCAATCATTATGAG CTGACGCGCAAGAACCTAATGGTGAAAAACCTGAAGAGGTACCGCAAAACCCTTGAGAGGGAAGCTGGCCGCATTGAAGCGTCCAAATGTGACTTTTTCCCCCGAACCTTTGAACTACCCAGTGAATACCACCTCTTTGTGGAAGAGTTCAAACGGAGCCCGGGCAGCACCTGGATCATGAAACCG GTTGCAAGATCTCAGGGGAAGGGCATTTTCCTATTTCAAAAACTGAAAGACATCATGGACTGGAAAAAG GATGGGAGTCGCtcagaggagcagagagatgagacTCAAGTGGAGAGCTATGTTGCACAGCGCTACGTAGAAAATCCCTACCTTATCAGTG GAAGAAAATTTGACTTGAGGGTTTATGTATTGGTTACATCA tatATCCCACTGAAGGCATGGTTATATCGAGATGGTTTTGCTCGATTCTCCAGCACCCGATTCTCTCTCACCAGCATTGATGACCAGT ATGTCCATCTCACCAATGTGGCAGTGCAAAAAACAGCGCCAGATTATGATCCTGAAAAG GGCTGTAAGTGGCAGATGCAGCAGCTTCGGCGATACCTGACTGCGAGGCATGGCACAGAGACCATAGAGGCTCTGTTTAAGGACGTTGACAACATATTTGTCCGTAGCCTGCAGAGTGTGCAGAAAGTAATCATCAACGACAAACACTGCTTTGAGCTCTATGGCTATGACATCCTACTGGATCAGGACCTCAAACC GTGGCTGATAGAGGTGaacgcctctccctctctcaccgcCAGCAGCAAAGAGGACTACGACATGAAGTGTTGTCTGCTGGAGGACACCTTACACATCGTGgacatggagggcag ATTGACTGGCAGAGAAAAGAGGGTTGGTGGCTATGACCTTATGTGGAACGATGGACCCGTCTACAGAGAAGATATCAACCTAGAGACACTGGGCAGCGCCTGTTTCACTGCAAACACACACCTCG GATGTGTAAACGACAGAAAGAAGCAACTCCGTCAGCTTCTAAAACCATTTCCAGGGAAGAAGAGGATATGA
- the ttll9 gene encoding probable tubulin polyglutamylase TTLL9 isoform X2, whose protein sequence is MKINTAGYKGPYGYQKRREGDGRSCVRYKCGLTNTIQDVLRQRPGWMEVKDDGEWDFNWCDVGWLRENFDHSYMEEHVRICHFRNHYELTRKNLMVKNLKRYRKTLEREAGRIEASKCDFFPRTFELPSEYHLFVEEFKRSPGSTWIMKPVARSQGKGIFLFQKLKDIMDWKKDGSRSEEQRDETQVESYVAQRYVENPYLISGRKFDLRVYVLVTSYIPLKAWLYRDGFARFSSTRFSLTSIDDQYVHLTNVAVQKTAPDYDPEKGCKWQMQQLRRYLTARHGTETIEALFKDVDNIFVRSLQSVQKVIINDKHCFELYGYDILLDQDLKPWLIEVNASPSLTASSKEDYDMKCCLLEDTLHIVDMEGRLTGREKRVGGYDLMWNDGPVYREDINLETLGSACFTANTHLGCVNDRKKQLRQLLKPFPGKKRI, encoded by the exons ACTGCTGGATACAAGGGTCCTTATGGTTATCAAAAAAGAAGAGAGGG GGATGGAAGAAGTTGTGTACGTTACAAATGTGGCCTAACAAACACCATTCAAGATGTCTTGCGACAAAGACCAGGCTGGATGGAGGTCAAAGA TGATGGAGAATGGGATTTTAACTGGTGTGATGTTGGGTGGCTGAGGGAGAATTTCGATCACTCCTACATGGAAGAACACGTGAGGATATGCCATTTCCGCAATCATTATGAG CTGACGCGCAAGAACCTAATGGTGAAAAACCTGAAGAGGTACCGCAAAACCCTTGAGAGGGAAGCTGGCCGCATTGAAGCGTCCAAATGTGACTTTTTCCCCCGAACCTTTGAACTACCCAGTGAATACCACCTCTTTGTGGAAGAGTTCAAACGGAGCCCGGGCAGCACCTGGATCATGAAACCG GTTGCAAGATCTCAGGGGAAGGGCATTTTCCTATTTCAAAAACTGAAAGACATCATGGACTGGAAAAAG GATGGGAGTCGCtcagaggagcagagagatgagacTCAAGTGGAGAGCTATGTTGCACAGCGCTACGTAGAAAATCCCTACCTTATCAGTG GAAGAAAATTTGACTTGAGGGTTTATGTATTGGTTACATCA tatATCCCACTGAAGGCATGGTTATATCGAGATGGTTTTGCTCGATTCTCCAGCACCCGATTCTCTCTCACCAGCATTGATGACCAGT ATGTCCATCTCACCAATGTGGCAGTGCAAAAAACAGCGCCAGATTATGATCCTGAAAAG GGCTGTAAGTGGCAGATGCAGCAGCTTCGGCGATACCTGACTGCGAGGCATGGCACAGAGACCATAGAGGCTCTGTTTAAGGACGTTGACAACATATTTGTCCGTAGCCTGCAGAGTGTGCAGAAAGTAATCATCAACGACAAACACTGCTTTGAGCTCTATGGCTATGACATCCTACTGGATCAGGACCTCAAACC GTGGCTGATAGAGGTGaacgcctctccctctctcaccgcCAGCAGCAAAGAGGACTACGACATGAAGTGTTGTCTGCTGGAGGACACCTTACACATCGTGgacatggagggcag ATTGACTGGCAGAGAAAAGAGGGTTGGTGGCTATGACCTTATGTGGAACGATGGACCCGTCTACAGAGAAGATATCAACCTAGAGACACTGGGCAGCGCCTGTTTCACTGCAAACACACACCTCG GATGTGTAAACGACAGAAAGAAGCAACTCCGTCAGCTTCTAAAACCATTTCCAGGGAAGAAGAGGATATGA